From Xylanivirga thermophila, one genomic window encodes:
- a CDS encoding prephenate dehydratase, with protein sequence MNRYTVTFQGIEGSFSHQAVNKVFHSKVILLPEDTFGDAFYAISNGKAQYGVLPIDNSSTGPISEVYDLLYKYNLHIIGETYIQVEHHLLGLKDSSIDMIEEVYSHPQAIKQCKRFLKCYPKWRIIPYYDTAKSAKFIMEQNNPSLSAIGSMEAAKLYNLKILKRDIHDNSLNFTRFLVLSSDLNPIDNYDKISIILTPSNDSNALYNIMNILDRYNIRIIKLCTRPIVDYPFTYMFYMDLKTDMPIEKTQQVLEYIKNHCTNFRLLGIYDEDKTCQNKMKPPAK encoded by the coding sequence ATGAATAGATATACTGTCACATTCCAAGGCATAGAAGGCTCCTTTAGCCATCAAGCTGTAAATAAAGTGTTCCATAGCAAAGTCATTCTTTTACCTGAAGATACTTTTGGAGATGCATTTTACGCTATTTCAAATGGCAAAGCCCAGTATGGGGTATTGCCTATAGATAATTCCTCTACCGGCCCTATCTCAGAAGTTTATGATCTTCTTTATAAATATAATTTGCATATAATAGGTGAAACATACATCCAGGTAGAACATCATTTGCTAGGTCTCAAAGATAGCTCTATAGATATGATAGAAGAAGTTTATTCGCATCCCCAGGCAATAAAACAATGTAAAAGATTTTTAAAATGCTACCCCAAATGGCGTATTATACCCTATTATGACACCGCAAAAAGTGCAAAATTTATAATGGAGCAAAATAATCCTTCACTATCAGCCATCGGTAGTATGGAAGCAGCAAAACTATATAATTTAAAAATATTAAAAAGAGATATACATGATAACTCTTTAAATTTTACTAGATTTTTAGTATTGAGTAGTGATCTTAACCCAATAGATAATTACGACAAAATAAGTATAATCTTAACTCCTTCAAATGATAGTAACGCCCTCTATAACATTATGAATATACTAGATAGGTATAATATCAGAATAATAAAGCTATGTACAAGACCAATCGTAGATTATCCATTTACATATATGTTCTATATGGATCTTAAAACGGATATGCCTATTGAAAAAACGCAGCAAGTTTTAGAATACATAAAAAATCATTGTACAAATTTTAGACTACTTGGTATTTATGATGAAGATAAAACCTGCCAAAATAAAATGAAACCGCCAGCGAAGTAG
- the aroA gene encoding 3-phosphoshikimate 1-carboxyvinyltransferase, which yields MSNIEIKPSKLGGSIDTPPSKSICHRAIIAAALSNGTSHIKPIVPSDDILATLNAIESLGASITSVENTLSITGKGYPILTNPIIDCNESGSTMRFIIPPVLLTGEKAVVTGKGRLSKRPLEPYVEIFNRQNIIYHMDEDNLPLYIKGKLLPGSFEVRGDISSQFITGLMFALPLLREDSTIDITGELESKGYIDLTIDVLKAFSIDIINDGYKRFYIPGNQAYKPIKYIVESDFSQAAFFLVAGALGNNIICRGLNIKSTQGDRVILDILQKAGCSISNSKEYISVSPSMLNGLDIDVKNCPDLVPILAVLGSLSNGMTRIYNAQRLRYKESNRLKAISSELSKIGAYIKETDDGLLINGRPYLDGGEVDSWNDHRIAMALSIASTRCKQPITIRNSQAVKKSYPHFFDDFISLGGIVHAYE from the coding sequence ATGTCCAATATAGAAATCAAACCATCTAAATTAGGAGGATCTATAGATACACCACCTTCAAAAAGCATATGCCATAGGGCCATTATAGCTGCTGCACTATCTAATGGTACCAGCCATATTAAGCCCATAGTACCATCAGATGATATATTAGCCACACTAAATGCCATAGAAAGTCTAGGTGCCTCCATAACTTCCGTAGAAAATACATTGTCCATAACAGGCAAAGGATACCCCATCCTTACCAATCCCATCATAGATTGTAATGAATCTGGCTCAACCATGCGATTTATAATTCCTCCTGTACTCCTTACTGGTGAAAAAGCCGTGGTAACAGGTAAAGGAAGACTTAGCAAGCGACCCCTAGAGCCATATGTGGAGATATTTAATAGGCAAAATATTATATACCACATGGATGAAGATAATCTTCCCCTCTATATCAAGGGTAAGCTACTTCCTGGAAGTTTTGAAGTAAGAGGCGATATAAGCTCTCAATTCATAACAGGACTAATGTTTGCCCTACCACTGCTTAGGGAAGATTCGACCATAGATATAACGGGTGAATTAGAATCAAAGGGATATATAGATCTTACCATAGATGTTTTAAAGGCATTTTCAATAGATATTATTAACGATGGATATAAAAGGTTTTATATTCCTGGCAATCAAGCATATAAGCCTATTAAATACATAGTTGAATCGGATTTCTCTCAGGCTGCTTTTTTTCTAGTGGCGGGAGCTTTAGGTAATAATATAATCTGCCGCGGATTAAATATCAAATCAACCCAAGGCGATAGGGTGATTTTAGATATCCTTCAAAAAGCGGGATGTAGTATAAGCAATAGTAAAGAATATATATCGGTATCCCCTTCAATGTTAAATGGTCTTGATATAGACGTTAAAAATTGTCCTGATCTTGTACCAATACTTGCAGTATTAGGATCATTAAGCAATGGCATGACACGTATCTATAATGCCCAAAGACTTAGATATAAAGAAAGTAATAGGTTAAAGGCAATAAGCAGTGAGCTCTCAAAGATAGGTGCATACATCAAAGAAACCGATGATGGATTGTTGATAAACGGGCGTCCGTATCTAGATGGTGGAGAAGTGGACAGTTGGAACGACCACCGTATTGCAATGGCACTATCTATCGCTTCTACACGATGTAAACAACCTATTACAATAAGAAACAGCCAAGCAGTCAAAAAGTCATACCCCCATTTTTTCGATGATTTTATTAGTTTAGGAGGAATTGTCCATGCATATGAATAG
- the aroB gene encoding 3-dehydroquinate synthase — protein sequence MKTLEENLEHQDVRILIKRGLMEDIGKHIKSIYNGREVSVLSDKNVWHIYGGILTRSLEYAGFKVFPIIISPGEQSKSLKTLEFIYNSLLDYGITPSNILLTMGGGVVGDVGGFAASTYMRGIPYVQIPTSLLAQIDSSIGGKVAINLPKGKNLVGSFYHPKLVLIDPDTLKTLDGRFIKDGMSEMIKYGAICDKDLLYDILNASPLDNQLSYMDNWIYICCLHKKKIVEADEKDNGLRMILNFGHTLGHAIEYATNYNTYTHGEAISIGMHVITRKTEDMGLTQKGTADALENILKAYNLPVDLPSISPDKILDGVYRDKKNRDGKLNLVILSSLGKAFIHPITPDQAGKYLLP from the coding sequence ATGAAAACATTAGAAGAAAATTTGGAACACCAGGATGTTAGAATATTAATTAAACGTGGCCTTATGGAGGATATTGGGAAACATATAAAATCAATATACAATGGCAGAGAAGTTTCCGTATTATCCGATAAAAACGTTTGGCACATATATGGGGGTATCCTTACTAGATCATTGGAATATGCAGGATTTAAAGTATTTCCCATAATAATTTCTCCTGGTGAACAGAGTAAATCCCTAAAAACTCTTGAATTCATATATAACAGCCTCCTTGATTATGGCATAACCCCATCTAATATACTCCTAACCATGGGAGGAGGTGTAGTAGGTGATGTAGGTGGTTTTGCTGCTTCCACATATATGAGAGGGATCCCATATGTACAAATTCCCACTTCTCTGCTGGCACAAATAGATAGCAGTATAGGGGGTAAAGTAGCAATAAACCTTCCCAAGGGAAAAAATCTTGTAGGAAGCTTTTATCATCCCAAATTGGTTTTAATAGATCCTGATACACTAAAAACCCTCGATGGGCGTTTTATTAAGGATGGCATGTCTGAAATGATAAAATATGGAGCCATCTGCGATAAAGATCTATTATATGATATTTTAAATGCTAGCCCTTTGGATAATCAACTATCCTATATGGATAATTGGATATATATATGCTGTCTGCATAAAAAGAAAATAGTAGAAGCAGATGAAAAAGACAATGGGCTTAGAATGATACTAAATTTCGGTCATACACTAGGGCATGCTATAGAATATGCCACTAATTATAATACCTATACCCATGGTGAAGCTATATCCATTGGTATGCATGTCATTACACGAAAAACAGAGGATATGGGGCTTACCCAAAAAGGTACCGCCGATGCTTTAGAAAACATATTAAAAGCATACAATCTTCCAGTAGACCTCCCTTCTATATCTCCTGATAAAATACTCGACGGAGTATACAGGGATAAAAAAAATAGAGATGGAAAATTAAATCTGGTAATATTATCGAGCCTGGGAAAGGCCTTTATACACCCTATCACTCCCGATCAAGCAGGAAAATATCTGCTACCTTAA
- the aroF gene encoding 3-deoxy-7-phosphoheptulonate synthase encodes MVVVMKPTATSKQIDSMIHRLESLGCTVHRVQGVNYSILGLIGDTSAINIDQIAANESVEKVMRVQEPFKLANKLFHPEDTIIEVDGRYIGEGHLTLMAGPCSVESEEQVVSIARSVKASGAHFLRGGAFKPRTSPYSFQGLREDGLKLLKTAKDETGLPIVTEVMSTEQVDMVAKYADILQIGARNMQNYELLKEVGKIQKPVLLKRGLSATIHEFLMSAEYIMSEGNEQVILCERGIRTFETYTRNTLDISAIPIIKKLSHLPIIVDPSHAAGRWDLVYPLAMAAIAAGADGLMIEVHNDPENAKSDGEESLKPERFENIVHELKDLARLKGKII; translated from the coding sequence ATGGTAGTCGTTATGAAACCTACAGCAACAAGCAAACAAATAGACAGTATGATCCACAGGCTGGAATCACTAGGATGCACAGTGCACAGGGTACAGGGTGTAAACTATTCCATTCTAGGACTAATTGGTGATACCAGCGCCATAAACATTGATCAAATAGCTGCAAACGAAAGTGTGGAAAAGGTTATGCGGGTACAAGAACCCTTTAAACTAGCTAATAAATTGTTTCATCCTGAGGATACAATAATCGAAGTAGATGGTCGCTATATTGGGGAAGGTCATTTGACTTTAATGGCAGGTCCATGCTCTGTAGAAAGTGAAGAACAGGTAGTCTCAATTGCAAGATCAGTCAAGGCTTCTGGTGCCCATTTTCTCCGCGGCGGCGCATTTAAACCCCGTACCTCCCCATATTCATTTCAAGGTCTCAGAGAAGATGGATTAAAACTTTTAAAGACCGCAAAAGATGAAACGGGACTTCCCATAGTAACTGAAGTAATGTCTACGGAACAGGTGGATATGGTAGCCAAATATGCTGATATACTCCAGATAGGTGCACGAAATATGCAGAACTACGAACTGCTTAAAGAAGTAGGCAAAATACAAAAGCCCGTACTTTTAAAGAGGGGCTTGTCAGCCACTATACACGAATTTCTTATGTCAGCAGAATATATAATGTCCGAAGGCAATGAACAGGTAATACTATGCGAAAGGGGTATAAGAACATTCGAAACGTATACCCGAAACACCCTTGATATAAGTGCCATACCAATAATAAAAAAACTCAGTCATCTGCCCATAATAGTCGATCCCAGCCATGCAGCCGGACGTTGGGATTTGGTGTATCCCCTTGCAATGGCAGCAATAGCGGCGGGAGCAGATGGGCTTATGATAGAAGTACACAATGATCCTGAAAATGCTAAAAGTGACGGTGAGGAATCATTAAAACCTGAGCGCTTTGAAAATATAGTACATGAACTTAAGGATTTAGCAAGACTCAAAGGTAAAATAATATAA
- a CDS encoding HEAT repeat domain-containing protein — translation MFGVSVEKIDKWTKKGKVERLIKAASDSDKDIRLAAIRGLGKVDHEKSFNSLVFILRDEDPEIRGTACESLGELRKVIAEEHLKYIAKNDPDKKVKEKAIEAIKKIDEVNEEAL, via the coding sequence ATGTTTGGAGTTTCTGTAGAAAAGATTGATAAATGGACTAAAAAAGGCAAGGTAGAAAGACTTATAAAGGCCGCATCCGATTCAGATAAAGACATACGTCTTGCAGCTATAAGGGGGTTGGGAAAAGTAGATCATGAAAAAAGTTTCAACTCCCTGGTATTTATATTGAGAGATGAGGACCCGGAAATCAGGGGAACCGCCTGTGAATCATTAGGCGAACTTAGAAAAGTTATTGCTGAAGAGCATCTTAAATATATAGCCAAGAATGACCCAGATAAAAAGGTTAAAGAAAAGGCTATTGAGGCTATTAAAAAAATTGACGAAGTCAATGAAGAAGCTCTATAA
- a CDS encoding MarR family winged helix-turn-helix transcriptional regulator: MDMTADCFVQQIEQLFPLFYKQLSIALSDKMIGGITFSQLLVMREINRGVNTTSDIATRLSISPAASSKFIDQIEKMGYIERINSAKDRRIHMLRLTKAGFSVMNDNINVRIDILKEILSCLEQDEIHTLADILEKLIIELKKR, from the coding sequence ATGGATATGACTGCTGATTGTTTTGTGCAACAGATTGAGCAACTTTTTCCCCTTTTTTATAAACAATTATCCATTGCATTATCGGACAAAATGATAGGTGGAATAACTTTTTCTCAATTATTAGTCATGAGGGAAATAAACCGCGGGGTAAATACAACAAGTGATATTGCAACAAGACTCTCCATATCTCCCGCCGCTTCATCAAAATTCATAGATCAAATAGAAAAAATGGGATATATAGAGCGTATAAATTCTGCAAAGGATAGAAGGATACATATGCTGAGGCTTACCAAAGCAGGATTTAGCGTTATGAATGATAATATAAATGTTCGTATAGACATATTAAAAGAGATTTTATCCTGCCTTGAGCAAGATGAGATCCACACTCTAGCTGATATACTGGAAAAGTTAATAATTGAATTAAAGAAAAGATAA
- a CDS encoding 50S ribosomal protein L25, translated as MAIASINALPRDEKAKKARAEGFIPAIIYGKDIKPTPVKFEEGPIKKVIHQHGERAKVKVHMGNEESLGVLKAVDRHPTKGSIVHMDIQLVKADQKINWEIPVAFNNTENLDSKKLILQINMDQIEVSGTPSQIPDKIEIDVADKEAGDTITIGDLKLPEGVEILKETGEPIAVITYGNMEEEADDSNEESVESEPIEE; from the coding sequence ATGGCAATAGCGTCAATTAATGCACTCCCAAGGGATGAAAAAGCTAAGAAGGCAAGAGCTGAAGGTTTTATCCCAGCAATAATTTATGGAAAGGATATAAAACCTACGCCTGTAAAATTTGAAGAAGGGCCCATTAAAAAGGTCATCCATCAGCATGGAGAACGGGCCAAGGTAAAAGTACATATGGGCAATGAAGAAAGCTTAGGAGTATTAAAAGCAGTAGATAGGCATCCCACGAAAGGGAGTATTGTCCACATGGATATCCAGCTTGTAAAAGCGGATCAAAAAATCAATTGGGAAATTCCTGTAGCTTTCAATAACACCGAAAATCTTGATAGCAAAAAACTCATATTGCAGATCAATATGGACCAGATAGAAGTATCCGGCACACCATCACAAATACCAGATAAGATAGAAATCGATGTTGCTGACAAAGAGGCGGGAGATACCATTACAATAGGTGATCTTAAGCTACCAGAAGGTGTTGAAATACTAAAGGAAACTGGAGAACCAATAGCTGTCATAACATATGGCAATATGGAAGAAGAAGCAGATGATTCAAATGAAGAATCAGTAGAATCAGAACCAATAGAAGAATAG
- a CDS encoding endonuclease III domain-containing protein → MDNNLIEQIYHQLLNYYGPQSWWPGDTPFEIMLGAILTQNTSWQNVERAIDNLRLYLEPEKIYDMQDAQLAELIKPSGFYNVKTKRIKNFLEWFKHKNFSIEELKKMDIQRLRQELLLINGIGRETADSIILYAIEKPIFVIDAYTRRMFNRLGLSLPKEYDHIQDLFQKNINKDVYVFNEYHALIVKHSKDFCKVKPLCDECFLNSICNFYILR, encoded by the coding sequence ATGGACAACAATTTAATAGAACAGATATACCATCAATTGTTGAATTACTATGGACCCCAAAGCTGGTGGCCAGGTGATACTCCATTCGAGATAATGCTAGGTGCAATTCTTACGCAAAACACATCCTGGCAAAATGTAGAACGGGCGATAGATAATTTAAGACTATACCTCGAACCTGAAAAGATATATGATATGCAGGATGCACAGTTAGCTGAACTTATAAAACCCAGCGGTTTCTATAATGTAAAAACAAAGAGGATAAAAAACTTTTTAGAATGGTTTAAACATAAAAACTTTTCCATAGAAGAACTTAAAAAGATGGATATACAAAGACTCAGACAAGAACTGCTACTAATAAATGGTATAGGGAGGGAGACTGCAGATTCCATAATACTATATGCTATAGAAAAACCTATATTTGTTATTGATGCATATACCAGAAGGATGTTTAACCGCTTGGGGCTAAGCTTGCCGAAAGAATACGACCATATACAGGACCTATTTCAAAAAAACATAAACAAAGATGTTTACGTTTTTAATGAATATCATGCCCTTATAGTCAAGCATTCAAAAGATTTCTGCAAGGTTAAACCACTATGCGATGAGTGCTTTCTTAACAGCATATGCAACTTTTATATTTTACGATGA
- the argB gene encoding acetylglutamate kinase yields the protein MNDIIQRANVLTEALPYIQKLSGKTMVIKYGGNAMENNNITHTIMQDIILLKYVGVNPIIVHGGGPEINRTLDILKIKSNFYKGLRITDKDTMDVVQMVLAGKINKDIVSKINALGAQAIGLCGKDANLIQAKKLPTVDGVDLGYVGEITKINTAILDFLAHDKYIPVVAPIGVDPDGQSYNINADTVAGAIASALKAEKLIFLTDIDGIRLYPDKPDSLISSISVEQIHNLIQKGIIKDGMIPKVEACIKGIQEGINRTHILNGTIPHPLLLEIFTDVGIGTMVTA from the coding sequence ATGAATGATATCATACAGAGGGCAAATGTACTTACAGAAGCCCTTCCCTATATACAAAAACTTAGTGGCAAAACTATGGTTATAAAATATGGTGGCAATGCCATGGAAAATAATAATATAACCCATACCATAATGCAAGATATAATCCTTTTAAAATATGTAGGGGTAAACCCCATAATAGTCCATGGAGGAGGACCTGAAATAAATAGAACCCTTGATATCCTAAAAATAAAATCAAATTTTTATAAAGGACTTCGGATAACCGATAAGGATACAATGGATGTGGTACAAATGGTATTAGCAGGTAAAATAAACAAGGATATAGTCTCTAAAATAAATGCACTAGGTGCCCAGGCTATAGGCCTATGCGGTAAGGATGCCAATCTCATACAAGCTAAAAAACTTCCTACCGTAGATGGAGTTGATTTAGGATATGTAGGTGAAATAACAAAGATAAATACTGCTATCCTGGATTTTTTAGCACATGATAAGTACATACCTGTAGTAGCGCCTATAGGAGTTGATCCTGATGGTCAAAGTTATAATATAAATGCAGATACAGTAGCAGGAGCAATTGCATCTGCATTAAAGGCTGAAAAGCTTATCTTCTTAACCGATATAGACGGTATAAGATTATATCCTGATAAGCCAGATTCTTTGATATCTAGCATATCCGTAGAACAGATCCATAACCTTATACAAAAAGGTATTATAAAGGATGGTATGATTCCAAAGGTGGAGGCATGTATAAAAGGAATACAAGAAGGCATAAACAGAACCCATATTTTAAATGGTACCATACCCCATCCATTGCTACTTGAGATATTTACCGATGTGGGCATTGGTACCATGGTGACAGCCTAA
- the argC gene encoding N-acetyl-gamma-glutamyl-phosphate reductase yields MIKASIIGATGYAGAELIRLLCNHPHVEIVHMVSSNFEGKQLNNIYPNFCGINTQILENMDIDQIAKDSDIVFTALPHGISGKVVKDIYSSGTRIIDLSGDFRYRDKTVYEKWYGIKHPCPELLEQAVYGLPEIHKKDIKNAPIIGNPGCYTTCSILGLAPLLFENIIDPPSIIIDAKSGASGAGRSSSNHMHFCEMDENIMAYNIGNHRHTSEIEMELSLIAKTDIKLSFTPHILPLKRGILCTMYANLIKDISSEQISSAYDSFYHKQPFIIIHKGTNLPEIKFVTGSNMCHIGFVIDKRLGRIVVLSAIDNLIKGAGGQAIQNMNIIFDMDETTGLLTPGWYL; encoded by the coding sequence ATGATTAAAGCAAGCATTATTGGAGCCACAGGTTATGCAGGGGCAGAACTTATTCGTCTTTTATGCAACCATCCACATGTAGAAATAGTCCATATGGTTTCCAGTAATTTCGAGGGTAAACAGTTGAATAATATATACCCAAATTTTTGTGGTATAAATACTCAGATCCTCGAAAATATGGACATAGATCAGATAGCAAAAGACAGCGACATAGTTTTTACAGCCCTCCCCCATGGCATTTCCGGCAAAGTGGTAAAAGATATATACTCTTCCGGTACCAGAATAATAGATCTAAGTGGAGACTTTAGATACAGGGACAAAACAGTTTATGAAAAATGGTACGGCATAAAACACCCCTGCCCTGAACTTTTAGAGCAGGCGGTCTATGGTCTCCCTGAAATTCACAAAAAGGATATAAAAAATGCACCTATTATAGGGAATCCAGGGTGCTATACTACCTGCTCAATACTCGGCCTTGCACCTCTACTTTTTGAAAATATTATTGACCCCCCATCGATAATAATAGATGCAAAATCTGGCGCCAGCGGTGCAGGAAGAAGTTCTTCTAATCATATGCACTTCTGTGAGATGGATGAAAATATAATGGCATACAATATAGGAAATCACCGTCATACATCGGAAATAGAGATGGAACTATCTCTAATTGCAAAAACAGACATAAAACTCTCCTTTACCCCCCACATTCTACCCCTAAAGCGCGGTATACTTTGTACAATGTATGCCAATTTAATAAAGGATATATCCTCTGAACAAATTAGTAGTGCATATGATAGTTTTTATCACAAACAACCCTTTATAATCATCCATAAAGGCACAAACCTCCCAGAGATAAAGTTTGTAACAGGATCTAACATGTGCCATATAGGATTTGTAATCGATAAACGCCTAGGTAGAATAGTTGTATTATCAGCCATTGACAACCTTATAAAAGGTGCCGGGGGGCAAGCCATACAGAATATGAACATTATATTTGACATGGATGAAACCACTGGTCTCCTAACCCCAGGATGGTATCTATAA
- a CDS encoding DUF1538 domain-containing protein: MEVLKGVWMTARDILPISISLLIFQIFVLKSPIDDLRSVILGIMLSFFGLYIFVQGLKLGLIPLGNAVGAGLPALDNVYLIVAFNFLLSYASTIAEPAVTALAMEVEEVSVGAIPNKVLKHTIAIGAGVGMGLGTVKILFSIPNSKVILPVVAVIMVLGYFAPESITGVAFDAAGVTTGPVNVPLNMAIGLGLSSAIENSDPLIDGFGMIALAILCTIIAVLVVGIIADI, translated from the coding sequence ATGGAGGTTTTAAAAGGTGTATGGATGACTGCAAGGGATATATTGCCCATATCCATTTCACTTTTAATATTTCAGATATTTGTGTTAAAGTCACCTATTGATGATTTAAGAAGTGTTATTTTAGGGATAATGCTCAGTTTTTTTGGATTATATATATTTGTACAGGGCTTGAAATTAGGGCTTATACCCCTTGGCAATGCTGTAGGTGCAGGGCTTCCTGCCCTTGATAATGTCTATCTTATAGTAGCATTTAATTTTTTACTTAGCTATGCTTCTACCATAGCAGAGCCGGCAGTGACCGCACTTGCCATGGAAGTAGAGGAGGTATCGGTAGGTGCCATACCGAACAAGGTGCTTAAGCATACCATTGCCATAGGGGCGGGAGTAGGCATGGGTCTTGGTACTGTAAAGATACTCTTTAGTATTCCCAATTCAAAGGTGATACTCCCTGTAGTAGCTGTTATAATGGTTTTAGGATACTTTGCACCAGAGAGCATAACGGGAGTGGCATTTGATGCAGCGGGGGTAACTACAGGTCCTGTAAATGTCCCTCTTAATATGGCAATAGGGCTTGGCTTATCATCAGCTATAGAAAACAGTGATCCCCTTATCGATGGGTTTGGCATGATTGCTTTGGCCATATTATGTACTATAATAGCAGTGCTTGTAGTTGGCATAATAGCAGATATATAG
- a CDS encoding P-II family nitrogen regulator, whose translation MLDIEGIVAIVERGKADHIVNLAKKAGAKGATIVYGRGTGEAEAKKFLNLHIESSKEIIIILVESDNVDCILNTVVEAGRLNEPGTGIAFTFPVDRIIGLHIR comes from the coding sequence ATGCTTGATATAGAAGGCATAGTAGCCATTGTAGAGCGAGGTAAGGCAGATCATATAGTAAATTTGGCAAAAAAGGCAGGGGCAAAAGGGGCTACCATAGTTTATGGTAGGGGTACTGGTGAAGCAGAGGCAAAGAAGTTTTTAAATCTCCACATAGAGTCCTCAAAAGAGATAATAATAATATTGGTAGAATCAGATAATGTGGATTGTATATTGAATACAGTAGTTGAGGCCGGCAGATTAAATGAGCCAGGGACGGGCATAGCCTTTACCTTTCCTGTAGATCGTATAATAGGTTTGCATATTAGATAA